One Roseomonas gilardii subsp. gilardii genomic region harbors:
- a CDS encoding ABC transporter substrate-binding protein — MPPGANGYVPDLPPPPFDPDRAKKLLAEAGYPNGFAIGLIGPNNRYVNDAQIIQAIGQMWQRVGIKTTVEALPFAVIAQRQSRNDMSTLLIGWATGGEPSTALRSNLMTRNNEKGYGSTNFSGYSNAELDRLTEEGLRTADDEKREEIFKQAMRVGMEDVGIIPLHMQKNIWALRGPLNYEARADEYTVAMNVERKK; from the coding sequence ATGCCGCCGGGCGCCAATGGCTATGTGCCGGACCTGCCGCCGCCGCCCTTCGATCCGGACCGGGCGAAGAAGCTGCTGGCCGAGGCTGGCTATCCGAACGGATTCGCCATCGGGCTGATCGGCCCCAACAACCGCTATGTGAACGATGCGCAGATCATCCAGGCCATCGGACAGATGTGGCAGCGCGTGGGGATCAAGACGACCGTGGAGGCCCTGCCTTTCGCGGTGATCGCGCAGCGGCAGTCCCGCAACGACATGTCCACCCTGCTGATCGGCTGGGCCACCGGTGGTGAGCCCTCCACGGCGTTGCGCAGCAACCTGATGACGCGCAACAATGAGAAGGGTTACGGCAGCACCAATTTCAGCGGCTACTCCAATGCCGAGCTGGACCGCCTGACCGAAGAAGGCCTGCGCACGGCGGACGACGAGAAGCGCGAGGAGATCTTCAAGCAGGCGATGCGCGTCGGCATGGAGGATGTCGGGATTATCCCGCTGCACATGCAGAAGAACATCTGGGCACTCCGCGGGCCGCTGAACTACGAGGCACGGGCCGACGAGTACACCGTTGCCATGAATGTGGAGCGGAAGAAGTAG
- a CDS encoding Crp/Fnr family transcriptional regulator, whose amino-acid sequence MLCANLLSGVLKLSAATADGREQIVGLLYPADFVGRPFAESAEHSITALTDAELCVFPRKPFEETLEGHARMERLLLRRTLAALDDARNRMLLLGRKTAEEKVASFLLDMAVHLAPEGAPKDARGGRAVTFDLPLTRAQIADVLGLTIETVSRQMTRLKRAGLIDLPAGRLVTIRDREALEERAEAA is encoded by the coding sequence GTGCTCTGCGCCAACCTCCTGTCCGGCGTGCTCAAGCTCAGCGCCGCGACGGCGGATGGGCGGGAACAGATCGTCGGCCTGCTCTACCCGGCGGATTTCGTGGGCCGTCCCTTCGCCGAATCCGCCGAGCACAGCATCACCGCCCTGACCGATGCGGAGCTCTGCGTCTTCCCCCGCAAGCCCTTCGAGGAGACGCTGGAGGGGCATGCCCGGATGGAGCGCCTGCTCCTGCGCCGCACCCTGGCCGCGCTGGACGACGCCCGCAACCGGATGCTGCTGCTGGGCCGCAAGACGGCGGAGGAGAAGGTGGCGAGCTTCCTCCTCGACATGGCGGTGCACCTGGCTCCGGAGGGTGCCCCCAAAGATGCGCGGGGCGGGAGGGCCGTCACCTTCGACCTGCCGCTGACCCGGGCGCAGATCGCCGATGTGCTGGGCCTGACCATCGAGACTGTCAGCCGCCAGATGACTCGCCTGAAGCGCGCCGGGCTGATCGACCTGCCGGCCGGCCGCCTCGTCACCATCCGCGACCGCGAGGCGCTGGAGGAACGGGCCGAGGCCGCCTGA
- a CDS encoding 3-keto-5-aminohexanoate cleavage protein, with product MRIQACLNGARPPGFHPGLPFSEAEVARDAAACAEAGAVALHLHPRNLRLAESLAPEVIGGTVRAARLSGLPVSVSTGAWITGDDARRRAMIASWALLGEGRPEEASVNLSEADAPAVIDALHASGIGVEAGLASVQDAERFLALDRGCRRVLVEIPDLPPDQAVVLAKAILARLDAAGHGAERQLHGEGRSVWPCFDLAAELGLMARLGLEDGAELPDGRRAEGNVALIRAGLARAAAHPG from the coding sequence ATGCGGATTCAGGCCTGCCTGAACGGCGCCCGCCCGCCGGGATTCCATCCCGGCCTGCCGTTCAGCGAAGCGGAGGTGGCCCGGGACGCTGCCGCCTGTGCCGAGGCCGGGGCCGTGGCGCTGCACCTGCATCCCCGCAACCTGCGGCTGGCGGAGAGCCTGGCCCCCGAGGTCATCGGCGGCACGGTGCGGGCGGCGCGGCTGTCCGGCCTGCCGGTCTCGGTCTCCACCGGGGCCTGGATTACGGGCGACGATGCCCGCCGGCGCGCGATGATCGCCTCCTGGGCGCTGCTGGGCGAAGGGCGGCCCGAGGAGGCTTCCGTCAACCTGTCCGAAGCCGATGCTCCGGCGGTGATCGACGCCCTGCACGCCTCCGGCATCGGAGTGGAGGCGGGGCTGGCCTCCGTGCAGGACGCGGAGCGCTTCCTGGCGCTGGACCGGGGCTGCCGCCGGGTGCTGGTGGAGATCCCGGACCTGCCGCCGGATCAGGCCGTGGTGCTGGCGAAGGCCATCCTGGCCCGGCTGGATGCCGCGGGCCATGGTGCAGAGCGCCAGTTGCATGGGGAAGGGCGGTCCGTCTGGCCTTGCTTCGACCTCGCCGCCGAACTGGGGTTGATGGCCCGGCTGGGCCTGGAGGATGGGGCGGAACTGCCGGATGGGCGGCGGGCCGAGGGCAATGTGGCGCTGATCCGGGCCGGCCTGGCCCGCGCTGCCGCCCATCCGGGCTGA
- a CDS encoding OmpW/AlkL family protein yields MNKTFRMVSAVAMAAGLLATPALAQQEPVRGKQAGDLVLGFGAIGVLPEKGGRVDAIGGKPDASNSASPQLDLTYFFTPYFSLNAIAATTRHDLSVRGSAIGDVDLGHAWILPPTVTAQFHPLPASRFSPYIGVGVNYSVFYGEGGSLTAPVNKVVVKNSWGWALNAGIDYELSPRWVINVDAKKLFLDPTVSVNSGAIMARADLDPWIVGAGIRYRF; encoded by the coding sequence ATGAACAAGACCTTTCGGATGGTGTCGGCCGTGGCGATGGCGGCGGGTCTGCTGGCCACGCCGGCCCTGGCACAGCAGGAGCCGGTGCGTGGCAAGCAGGCGGGGGATCTCGTGCTGGGTTTCGGTGCCATCGGTGTGCTGCCGGAGAAGGGCGGGCGTGTGGATGCGATCGGCGGCAAGCCGGATGCGAGCAACAGCGCCTCGCCACAGCTCGACCTGACCTATTTCTTCACGCCCTATTTCTCGCTGAACGCGATCGCCGCCACCACCCGGCATGACCTGTCCGTTCGGGGTTCTGCCATCGGCGATGTGGATCTCGGCCATGCCTGGATTCTGCCGCCGACCGTGACGGCGCAGTTCCACCCGCTGCCGGCCTCGCGCTTCAGCCCCTATATCGGCGTCGGCGTGAACTACTCGGTCTTCTATGGCGAGGGTGGCAGCCTCACCGCGCCGGTGAACAAGGTGGTGGTGAAGAATTCCTGGGGCTGGGCGCTGAATGCCGGCATCGACTATGAGCTCAGCCCGCGCTGGGTGATCAATGTCGATGCGAAGAAGCTCTTCCTCGACCCCACGGTCTCGGTGAACAGCGGTGCCATCATGGCGCGCGCGGATCTCGACCCCTGGATCGTCGGCGCCGGCATCCGCTACCGCTTCTGA
- a CDS encoding secondary thiamine-phosphate synthase enzyme YjbQ, giving the protein MRQALHTLPVETPGAGLVEMTTPIRRWVASQGIVTGLLTIWCRHTSASLLVQENASPDARADLEAFFRRIAPEARGLYRHDDEGPDDMPAHLRAALTQTQLSVPVAEGRPVLGMWQGIYLFEHRAAAHRREVVLHLIGE; this is encoded by the coding sequence ATGCGACAGGCCCTCCATACCCTCCCGGTCGAGACGCCGGGTGCCGGGCTGGTCGAGATGACCACCCCCATCCGCCGCTGGGTGGCGAGCCAGGGGATCGTGACCGGGCTGCTCACGATCTGGTGCCGGCATACCTCGGCATCGCTGCTGGTGCAGGAGAATGCCTCGCCGGATGCGCGGGCCGACCTGGAAGCCTTCTTCCGGCGGATCGCGCCCGAGGCGCGGGGCCTTTACCGGCATGACGACGAGGGGCCCGACGACATGCCGGCGCATCTGCGCGCCGCGCTGACGCAGACCCAGCTTTCCGTGCCGGTGGCCGAGGGGCGGCCGGTCCTGGGCATGTGGCAGGGGATCTACCTGTTCGAGCACCGCGCGGCGGCCCATCGGCGGGAGGTGGTGCTGCATCTGATCGGGGAATGA
- a CDS encoding PACE efflux transporter, translating into MRSTADRIRHTILFEIVGLALVLPLGSWLFGLSVEKMGVIGVGSVFAAAIWNYLYNLGFDRAMLALRGRVEKTLPLRVLHAILFEAGLLVMLLPAIAWYLGISLMEAFVMDIAIAGFYVAYAFVFNLAYDRIFPIPERRAQADSLPARA; encoded by the coding sequence ATGCGCAGCACAGCGGATCGCATCCGTCATACCATCCTGTTCGAGATCGTCGGCCTCGCCCTGGTCCTGCCGCTCGGCTCCTGGCTCTTCGGCCTGTCGGTGGAGAAGATGGGGGTCATCGGCGTCGGCAGCGTCTTCGCCGCCGCGATCTGGAACTACCTCTACAATCTGGGCTTCGACCGGGCGATGCTGGCCCTGCGGGGCCGGGTGGAGAAGACGTTGCCCCTGCGCGTCCTGCACGCCATCCTGTTCGAGGCCGGTCTGCTGGTGATGCTGCTCCCGGCCATCGCCTGGTATCTCGGCATCAGCCTGATGGAAGCCTTCGTCATGGATATCGCGATCGCGGGCTTCTACGTGGCCTATGCCTTCGTCTTCAATCTCGCCTATGACCGGATCTTCCCGATCCCGGAGCGGCGGGCACAGGCGGACAGCCTGCCGGCCCGGGCCTGA
- the cydB gene encoding cytochrome d ubiquinol oxidase subunit II has protein sequence MEFPLDYATLRVIWWGLMGVLLIGFALTDGWDMGVAALLPFVARTDVERRMVINSIGPTWEGNQVWFILGGGAIFAAWPFVYAVSFSGFYLAMFLVLAALILRPVGFKYRSKRPGAAWRARWDWALFIGGFVPALVFGVAVGNVLRGVPFRLDGDLRAFYEGSLLGLFTPFTLVCGLLSVAMLVLHGAAFLSIKVEHGPVHDRARAYGSVAAIASILLFAAGWAFIAHGGMGFRLSGVVDPAGFSNPLRSGTVAAAGAWLDNYSTYPWMKIAPVLGFGGAALALLGIRLGWEVPAFLGSSLSALGIISTVGLSMFPFILPSSVDAASSLTVWNASSSHRTLFIMLVVTVIFLPIVLVYTAWVYRVLWGRVTSRDIAANPHFY, from the coding sequence ATGGAATTTCCCCTGGACTACGCGACCCTGCGGGTCATCTGGTGGGGGCTGATGGGCGTGTTGCTCATCGGCTTCGCCCTCACCGATGGCTGGGACATGGGTGTCGCCGCGCTGCTGCCCTTCGTCGCCCGCACGGATGTGGAGCGGCGGATGGTGATCAACAGCATCGGCCCGACCTGGGAGGGCAACCAGGTCTGGTTCATCCTGGGCGGCGGCGCGATCTTCGCGGCCTGGCCCTTCGTCTATGCCGTCAGCTTCTCCGGCTTCTACCTCGCCATGTTCCTGGTGCTGGCGGCGCTGATCCTGCGGCCCGTCGGCTTCAAGTACCGCTCCAAGCGGCCCGGTGCGGCCTGGCGGGCGCGCTGGGACTGGGCGCTGTTCATCGGCGGCTTCGTCCCGGCGCTGGTCTTCGGCGTGGCGGTGGGCAATGTGCTGCGCGGCGTGCCCTTCCGGCTGGATGGCGACCTGCGCGCCTTCTACGAAGGCAGCCTGCTCGGCCTCTTCACCCCCTTCACCCTGGTCTGCGGCCTGCTCTCGGTGGCCATGCTGGTGCTGCACGGCGCGGCCTTCCTGAGCATCAAGGTGGAGCACGGCCCGGTGCATGACCGCGCCCGCGCCTATGGCTCGGTGGCGGCGATCGCCTCGATCCTGCTCTTCGCCGCCGGCTGGGCCTTCATCGCCCATGGCGGCATGGGCTTCCGGCTGAGCGGCGTGGTGGATCCGGCCGGCTTCTCCAACCCGTTGCGCTCCGGCACCGTCGCCGCGGCCGGCGCCTGGCTGGACAATTACAGCACCTATCCCTGGATGAAGATCGCCCCCGTGCTGGGCTTCGGCGGGGCCGCCCTGGCGCTGCTGGGCATCCGCCTGGGCTGGGAGGTGCCGGCCTTCCTCGGCTCCTCCCTCTCGGCATTGGGGATCATCAGCACGGTGGGCCTGTCGATGTTCCCCTTCATCCTGCCAAGTTCGGTGGACGCGGCCTCCAGCCTGACGGTCTGGAACGCCTCCTCCTCCCACCGGACCCTGTTCATCATGCTGGTGGTGACCGTGATCTTCCTGCCGATCGTCCTCGTCTACACCGCCTGGGTGTACCGGGTGCTCTGGGGCCGGGTGACCAGCCGGGACATCGCCGCCAACCCGCATTTCTACTGA
- a CDS encoding M20 family metallopeptidase: protein MQNGEDIWRLVEAKRDEFAGLSDRVWDTPELNYAEHRSAAAHAEMLERQGFRLTKGVAGIPTALMGEAGEDGPVIAILGEYDALPGLSQEAGIAEPRPVEGQEGKGHGCGHNLLGAASLLAATAVKDWLAENGIKGRVRYYGCPAEEGGSAKGFMVRGGAFDDVDIAICWHPAPFSGVTKPVSLACMEIDFTFVGRSSHAAAAPELGRSALDAVELMNVGVNYMREHMPDGARVHYALQDAGGIAPNVVQGKARVRYLVRGKTLPEMQTLVARVKKIAEGAALMTETTVSHQVLSADANLVGNTPLEQAMNANYERLGPPRFDEADKAFAREIQKTLTAEEIAATYRRAGIPPIPGEALCERIVPLDAPEPKSFGSTDVGTVSWVVPTVQARGATYAVGTPGHSWQLTAQGKTAAAHKGLEHVAKVMAGTALDALRDPTLIERAKADHRARLAETPFVNPIPDDVQPPLAMAGH from the coding sequence ATGCAGAACGGCGAGGACATCTGGCGTCTGGTCGAGGCGAAGCGTGACGAATTCGCCGGGCTGAGCGACCGGGTCTGGGACACGCCCGAGCTGAACTATGCCGAGCACCGTTCCGCCGCTGCCCATGCGGAGATGCTGGAACGGCAGGGCTTCCGCCTCACGAAGGGTGTCGCGGGCATTCCGACGGCATTGATGGGGGAGGCGGGCGAGGACGGCCCGGTGATCGCCATCCTCGGCGAGTATGACGCGCTGCCCGGCCTGAGCCAGGAGGCCGGCATCGCCGAGCCGCGCCCGGTCGAGGGGCAGGAAGGCAAAGGCCATGGCTGCGGCCATAACCTGCTGGGCGCCGCCTCGCTGCTCGCCGCCACGGCGGTGAAGGACTGGCTGGCGGAGAACGGGATCAAGGGCCGCGTGCGCTACTACGGCTGCCCGGCCGAGGAGGGCGGTTCCGCCAAGGGCTTCATGGTGCGCGGCGGTGCCTTCGACGACGTGGACATCGCCATCTGCTGGCACCCGGCGCCCTTCTCCGGTGTGACCAAGCCCGTCTCGCTGGCCTGCATGGAGATCGACTTCACCTTCGTGGGCCGTTCCTCCCATGCCGCCGCCGCGCCGGAGCTGGGCCGCTCGGCGCTGGATGCGGTGGAGCTGATGAATGTCGGCGTGAACTACATGCGCGAGCACATGCCGGACGGCGCGCGTGTGCACTACGCGCTCCAGGATGCCGGGGGCATCGCGCCGAACGTGGTGCAGGGCAAGGCGCGCGTGCGCTACCTCGTGCGCGGCAAGACCCTGCCGGAGATGCAGACCCTGGTCGCCCGCGTCAAGAAGATCGCCGAGGGCGCCGCGCTGATGACCGAGACCACGGTCTCGCACCAGGTGCTGAGCGCCGACGCGAACCTCGTCGGCAACACGCCGCTGGAACAGGCGATGAACGCCAACTACGAGCGCCTCGGCCCGCCGCGCTTCGACGAGGCGGACAAGGCTTTCGCGCGCGAGATCCAGAAGACCCTGACCGCGGAGGAGATCGCCGCCACCTACCGCCGCGCCGGCATTCCGCCGATCCCCGGCGAGGCGCTGTGCGAGCGCATCGTGCCGCTCGATGCACCGGAGCCCAAGAGCTTCGGCTCCACCGATGTGGGCACGGTGAGCTGGGTGGTGCCGACGGTGCAGGCACGGGGCGCCACCTATGCCGTCGGCACGCCGGGCCATTCCTGGCAGCTCACGGCACAGGGCAAGACCGCGGCGGCGCATAAGGGCCTGGAGCACGTGGCCAAGGTCATGGCCGGCACCGCCCTGGACGCGCTGCGGGACCCCACGCTGATCGAGCGGGCCAAGGCCGATCATCGGGCCCGCTTGGCGGAAACGCCCTTCGTCAACCCGATCCCCGACGACGTGCAGCCGCCCCTGGCCATGGCTGGCCACTGA
- a CDS encoding lactate/malate family dehydrogenase codes for MRKVGIIGAGLVGAAAGYLLAITPGVREIVLVDLDQARARSEAQDIAHAAAFGGTAEIRAGGYADLAGAQVVVITAGTSLKPGQTRLDLLSANVHVVSAVLEQVLRVAPEAVLLFATNPVDVMPAIAVRRFGVPRGRAIGTGCALDSARFRDRLAQHLGVSPGSVHAYVLGEHGDSEVLHWSGAHVASMPLTLFAEKLGHPIPPDVQATIAQEVRTSAYRIKEGKGVSNFGIGGCIARLTRALLNDEHVLFSVSTFMDEVLGVPETCISLPHVLGTQGASVPLLPPLDAEENQALRHSAEVLHDAIRHGLVTG; via the coding sequence ATGCGCAAGGTCGGGATCATCGGCGCCGGCCTGGTCGGCGCCGCGGCGGGATATCTCCTCGCCATCACGCCCGGGGTGCGGGAGATCGTGCTGGTCGATCTGGACCAGGCCCGCGCGCGATCCGAGGCGCAGGACATCGCCCATGCCGCCGCCTTCGGCGGCACGGCGGAGATCCGCGCGGGCGGCTATGCCGACCTCGCCGGGGCGCAGGTGGTGGTGATCACCGCCGGCACCAGCCTGAAGCCGGGGCAGACGCGGCTGGACCTGCTTTCCGCCAATGTCCATGTCGTCTCGGCAGTGCTGGAGCAGGTGCTAAGGGTGGCGCCGGAGGCGGTGCTGCTCTTCGCCACCAACCCGGTGGATGTGATGCCCGCCATCGCGGTGCGGCGCTTCGGTGTGCCGAGGGGCCGCGCCATCGGCACGGGCTGCGCGCTGGATTCCGCGCGCTTCCGCGACCGGCTGGCGCAGCATCTCGGCGTCTCACCCGGTTCCGTCCATGCCTATGTCCTGGGCGAGCATGGCGATTCCGAGGTCCTTCACTGGAGCGGCGCGCATGTCGCCAGCATGCCGCTGACGCTCTTCGCCGAGAAGCTGGGCCATCCCATCCCACCCGATGTGCAGGCCACCATCGCGCAGGAGGTCCGCACCTCCGCCTACCGCATCAAGGAAGGTAAGGGCGTGTCGAATTTCGGCATCGGCGGCTGCATCGCGCGGCTCACCCGCGCGCTGCTGAACGACGAACATGTGCTGTTCAGCGTCTCGACCTTCATGGACGAGGTTTTGGGCGTGCCGGAGACCTGCATCTCGCTGCCGCATGTCCTGGGCACGCAGGGGGCCTCGGTGCCGTTGCTTCCTCCGCTGGACGCCGAGGAGAACCAGGCCCTCCGCCACAGTGCCGAGGTGCTGCACGATGCCATCCGGCACGGGCTGGTCACCGGCTGA
- a CDS encoding SLC13 family permease translates to MLLSSPAEPTSNRKLAFLALALAVYAAILMLPTPAGLTASGQVALGLLALVIILWISECVSPAASAIVLTGMAVLGLMGHPLTEGGAPMNSSSALGVMLTGYSSSAVLLVAGALFLAVALKLTGLDRRVALLVMSKVGISPARLIIGAMVVGFVLALFIPSATARVGAVIPIMAGIVTALGLPVASSLGSTLMIVTAMICSVFNIGIKTGAAQNLISLDFMQKAFGVNISWGHWFITALPFTIGMCVAMFFVALLMLRPQVPEAGEAQRLLRMELDKLGPVSPAEKRLMLVAFLLLVLWSTEGWLHPLDTTTTTQLGIALLLMPRIGVMNWSQAEKLVPWGTVVLFAAGISLGLLLSRTGAAAWLAGVTLGQLGLGGMTVATVVLALSIFNVVLHLGFASATGLASTLIPIMIAFAQTLPFGPQAAFGIVLIQSFVVSFGFILPTNAPQNMLCYGTGAFSTIQFAKVGVVMTVVGLALIWLLSLTLWPMMGVL, encoded by the coding sequence ATGCTTCTCTCATCACCGGCGGAGCCCACCTCGAACCGCAAACTTGCCTTTCTGGCCCTCGCGCTGGCCGTCTATGCGGCCATCCTGATGCTGCCGACGCCAGCCGGCCTCACCGCCTCCGGGCAGGTGGCGCTGGGCCTGCTGGCACTGGTGATCATCCTCTGGATCAGCGAATGCGTTTCCCCCGCCGCCAGCGCCATCGTGCTGACCGGCATGGCCGTGCTGGGGCTGATGGGGCATCCGCTGACCGAAGGCGGCGCGCCCATGAACTCCTCCAGCGCCCTGGGGGTGATGCTGACGGGGTATTCCTCCTCCGCCGTGCTGCTGGTCGCCGGTGCGCTGTTCCTGGCGGTGGCGCTGAAGCTCACCGGTCTCGACCGGCGCGTGGCGCTGCTGGTCATGTCGAAGGTCGGCATCTCGCCCGCGCGGCTGATCATCGGGGCGATGGTGGTGGGCTTCGTGCTGGCGCTCTTCATCCCCTCCGCCACCGCCCGCGTCGGCGCGGTGATCCCGATCATGGCGGGCATCGTCACCGCGCTCGGCCTGCCTGTCGCGAGCAGCCTGGGCTCCACGCTGATGATCGTCACCGCCATGATCTGCTCGGTCTTCAACATCGGCATCAAGACCGGTGCGGCGCAGAACCTGATCAGCCTGGACTTCATGCAGAAAGCCTTCGGCGTCAACATCTCCTGGGGACACTGGTTCATCACCGCCCTGCCCTTCACCATCGGCATGTGCGTGGCGATGTTCTTCGTGGCGCTGCTGATGCTGCGGCCCCAGGTGCCCGAAGCCGGCGAGGCACAGCGCCTGCTGCGGATGGAACTGGACAAGCTCGGCCCCGTCAGCCCGGCGGAGAAGCGGCTGATGCTGGTCGCCTTCCTGCTGCTCGTCCTCTGGTCCACCGAGGGCTGGCTGCACCCGCTCGATACCACCACCACCACGCAGCTCGGCATCGCGCTGCTCCTCATGCCGCGTATCGGCGTCATGAACTGGTCGCAGGCGGAGAAGCTGGTGCCCTGGGGCACGGTCGTGCTCTTCGCAGCCGGCATCTCGCTGGGCCTGCTGCTGTCCCGCACCGGGGCCGCCGCCTGGCTGGCGGGGGTCACTCTGGGGCAACTCGGCCTGGGCGGGATGACCGTCGCCACGGTGGTACTGGCACTCTCGATCTTCAACGTGGTGCTGCATCTGGGCTTCGCCTCGGCGACCGGCCTCGCCAGCACGCTGATCCCGATCATGATCGCCTTCGCCCAGACCTTGCCCTTCGGCCCGCAGGCCGCCTTCGGCATCGTGCTGATCCAGAGCTTCGTCGTGTCCTTCGGCTTCATCCTGCCGACCAACGCGCCGCAGAACATGCTCTGCTACGGCACCGGTGCCTTCAGCACGATCCAGTTCGCCAAGGTCGGCGTGGTGATGACCGTGGTGGGCCTCGCACTGATCTGGCTGCTGTCCCTCACCCTCTGGCCCATGATGGGAGTGCTGTGA
- the cydX gene encoding cytochrome bd-I oxidase subunit CydX, with the protein MWYFAWVLGLGLAVTFGVLNGMWLEFHLPRDESDTHTAH; encoded by the coding sequence ATGTGGTATTTCGCCTGGGTGCTGGGCCTCGGCCTGGCGGTCACCTTCGGGGTGCTGAACGGCATGTGGCTGGAGTTCCACCTGCCGCGCGACGAGAGCGACACTCATACGGCCCACTGA
- the hemN gene encoding oxygen-independent coproporphyrinogen III oxidase, whose protein sequence is MDGFIDMAQQLTQDRALLALAEARVPRYTSYPTAAQFGALEEGRYRDWLRQGVRPGDTLSLYVHVPFCRELCWYCACHTKPTRSAARIRAYTEALLAEATLLAEALPPHAGVSHLHLGGGTPSILGAEGLGALLAALRERFHLRGDAELAIELDPRLLDEPLADALAGMGFNRASLGVQDIAPEIQSRIGRPQPAEQVARAVEWLRAAGIAGINLDLMYGLPGQTIAHVEVSTRFAAWLRADRIAVFGYAHVPWMRPHQQAINASLLPGVVARLGQAERAEAVLRSMGYEALGLDHFALPGDPLTQAAREGSLRRNFQGYTTDRAPVLLGLGPSAIGSLPGGHAQNETDERRYRDQVLAGHLPVARGVAVTREDRLRAALIERLMCDFGLDIDAQEPEMRAILDEGLERMLPLCRNGLVRREGAWLEVLPAGRRFVRQVAACFDAYLAPDSKRHSAAV, encoded by the coding sequence ATGGACGGCTTCATCGACATGGCCCAGCAACTGACCCAGGATCGCGCATTGCTCGCGCTCGCGGAGGCCCGGGTGCCCCGCTACACCAGCTATCCCACCGCCGCGCAGTTCGGGGCGCTGGAGGAAGGCCGCTACCGCGACTGGCTCCGCCAGGGCGTGCGGCCGGGCGACACACTGTCGCTCTATGTGCATGTGCCCTTCTGCCGGGAACTCTGCTGGTACTGCGCCTGCCACACGAAGCCGACCCGGTCGGCAGCGCGCATCCGCGCCTATACGGAGGCGCTGCTGGCCGAGGCCACACTGCTGGCGGAGGCCCTGCCGCCGCATGCCGGGGTATCGCACCTGCATCTGGGCGGCGGCACCCCCTCGATCCTGGGCGCGGAGGGGCTGGGCGCCCTGCTGGCGGCGCTGCGGGAACGCTTCCATCTCCGCGGCGATGCGGAACTGGCGATCGAGCTCGACCCGCGCCTGCTGGACGAGCCCCTGGCGGATGCCCTGGCCGGGATGGGCTTCAATCGGGCAAGCCTGGGCGTGCAGGACATCGCGCCGGAGATCCAGTCCAGGATCGGCCGGCCGCAACCCGCGGAACAGGTGGCGCGCGCGGTGGAATGGCTGCGCGCGGCGGGGATCGCCGGCATCAACCTGGACCTGATGTACGGTCTGCCAGGACAGACCATCGCGCATGTGGAGGTCAGCACCCGCTTCGCCGCCTGGCTCCGCGCCGACCGGATCGCGGTCTTCGGCTATGCGCATGTGCCCTGGATGCGCCCGCACCAGCAGGCGATCAACGCCTCGCTGCTGCCCGGCGTGGTCGCGCGGCTGGGACAGGCGGAACGCGCCGAGGCCGTGCTCCGGAGCATGGGCTACGAGGCGCTGGGCCTGGACCACTTCGCGCTGCCCGGAGACCCGCTGACGCAGGCGGCACGGGAGGGCAGCCTGCGCCGCAACTTCCAGGGCTACACCACCGATCGCGCACCGGTGCTGCTGGGTCTCGGCCCTTCCGCGATCGGCAGCCTGCCGGGTGGCCACGCGCAGAACGAGACGGATGAGCGCCGCTACCGCGATCAGGTCCTCGCCGGCCATCTGCCGGTCGCGCGCGGCGTGGCGGTGACGCGGGAGGACAGGCTGCGCGCCGCACTGATCGAGCGCCTGATGTGCGACTTCGGGCTCGACATCGATGCGCAGGAACCGGAGATGCGCGCCATCCTCGATGAAGGGCTGGAGCGGATGCTGCCGCTTTGCCGCAATGGGCTCGTGCGGCGCGAGGGCGCGTGGTTGGAGGTGCTGCCCGCCGGCCGGCGCTTCGTGCGGCAGGTCGCGGCCTGTTTCGATGCCTATCTCGCGCCCGATTCGAAGCGGCATTCCGCCGCGGTGTGA